The stretch of DNA AACTTTGTTGTTGAGCATCTTCTGCCAAATAAAAAGAGGGAGGGACTATCCTATACTTTTTTTTTTTAGCCCTTGTTCTTCGGCTGTTAAAGAAGATAACTGCATTAAAGCAATTTCAACCGTTAGGCGAGGATTCTTACTCGTTTTATAATGAATATCAGCTGTATTACAAATTTCAATTGCACCAAATAAAAATACACTAGAACATTTTTGGGCATGTTCTACATATTTGGCTTTTGTACGTTCTCCTACTTCAAGTAATTGAACAGTATTGGTTGTTTTAGCCATTAATAAATCACGGAAATGAGATCCAAGTCCTGTAATAAATAAATGAGCATCAAACCCTTTATTTAAAATGGTATTGAATTGAAGCATCGCTTCTGGAATATCATTTGACAAGAAAGCATCTGTCATTTTAAAATAATATTCATAATCCAAGACATTTAGGTTTTCTGCAACCGCTTCTAAAGTTAAATTCTTGTTCGTGAAAGTGACCATGCGGTCAAAAATTGATAACGAATCACGCAAGGCACCATCTGCTTTTTGAGCAATTAAATGCAAAGCATCATCTTCGTATGAAACATTTTCTTTCGAAGCAACATGGATCAAATGACCTTTGATGTCTTCAACTGAAATACGTTTAAAATCATAAATCTGACAACGCGATAAAATGGTAGGAATAATTTTGTGTTTTTCCGTTGTCGCTAAGATAAAAATAGCATGCACGGGTGGTTCTTCCAAAGTTTTCAGAAAAGCATTAAACGCTGCAGTAGATAACATATGAACCTCATCGATAATATACACGCGATATTTTCCTACTTGAGGTACAATGCGGACCTGATCAATCAAATTACGAATATCATCAACGGAATTATTTGAAGCGGCATCCAATTCGAAAATATTAAATGCGAAGTCATTCTCTCCAGACACTCCATTTTCTTCATTGATTTTGCGTGCCAAAATACGTGCACAAGTTGTTTTACCAACTCCACGTGGTCCGCAAAATAATAAAGCTTGGGGGATCTGATTACTTGTAATTGCCTGTTCTAAAGTGCTTGTGATTGAAGATTGACCTACGACATCATCAAATTCTAAAGGACGGTATTTACGTGCTGAGACAACAAAATTTTCCATACGAAGGCAAATATAATAGTTTTAATTCTCGTATAAAAAATATAATTTTAGAAAGTAAAATTTACTAAGATTTACAACAAGTCTACTTTAAAGTTTTATATTTTTGCAAACTCACAGATCAGATTGAAAATGGCTATAAAAAACACGCAACAGGAACCCAAAAAAAATAAAGCAAAACTATACTTACAATCACTTTATGTCGCAATATTTTGTATTGGGATAGCAATTTTAGCAGCCTTTGTTTCTTTTTATTTTAATGGATTTGAAGATCAAAGCCAAATTTCTGAAATGATTGATAAAAATGTAGAGGCTGAGAATTCTTTAGGGAAAGTTGGAGCCTTACTTGGCCATGTATTTATTGAAAATGGGGTAGGAATTGCCGCTTTTATTCTTCCAATTTTTATCATGTTATTTTCGGCGAAGAAAATTTCAGGTTTGTCTCAAATCAAACCATTTTATTTCTTATCTAAAACCTTATTTTTTGTGATTTGGTTGCCTATCTTTTTAGGCTTTGTATATCCAGACCATCCTACTTTTTCTGGCGTAATGGGATTTGAAATCAACGATTTTCTAAACAGTTTTATTGGAAAAATTGGGGTAGGAATTATCCTTGGGATTTCATTATTAATTTACTTAATGATTCGTTACGACTTAAGCTGGGAAAGATTTCAAGCGTGGCAAGAACGTCGCAAAGAAGAATTACGTTTACAAAAGGAAGAGGAAAATCGAATTCTTTTAGAGCAAGAGAAAATAGAGTTGGCAAAACGTGAGAAAGAAAAGGCGGAAGAGTTACGTAAAAAATTAGAAGAAGAACGCATTCGCATTGCTAAAGCGGAAGAAGAGCTTTTAAATAAATTTAATAATGAAGTAGAAAATCAAAGTAAATCGAAAGAAATTTCGCCCACTGCTTCATCTGAGATTGAACCTCAATTACCAGAAGATGCTTTTGATTTTGAAATAATCGATCGATCTCAAAATAAAATCAACATTACTTCTGCAGTGGAAGATGATTTAACAGATGAACCGGTGCTCAATGAAAATGATTTGGATCAAGAATTAAATACATCGAATGATAATTCGTTTGTATTTGAAATGCCTAAAGATGAAGATTTAGTAGCCGAAGATGATCAAGATAGCCTTCCTCCTACTCCTCCAACCACAGATGGTCCACAATTGGAAGTAGAAACTGTTGCCGAAGAAGAAACAGTAGAAGAAACGGCTGCACGCTTAATTTCTGAACAAGGGGAATACGACTCAAGAAAAGATTTGCCGAATTACCAATTTCCTACGCTTAATTTATTAAAACGCTATGAATCGGGTACAAATACCATCATCGATCAAAAAGAATTAGAACAAAATAAAAACCGAATCTTAGACACATTAAAGAATTACGGAATCGGTATTGAACACATCAAAGCAACCATTGGTCCTACTGTAACATTATACGAAATCGTACCTCAAGCAGGGGTTCGTATTTCGAAAATCAAAAACTTAGAAGATGACATCGCTTTAAGTTTAGCAGCTTTAGGGATTCGTATTATTGCACCTATTCCAGGAAAAGGGACAATTGGTATTGAAGTACCAAACAGTAATCCATCCATGGTATCCATGCATTCGGTTATTGCTTCACAAAAATTTCAAAATGCAGATATGGAATTACCGATTGCTTTCGGAAAAACCATTACCAATGAAACTTTTATTGCCGATTTAGCTAAAATGCCTCACCTCTTAATGGCGGGAGCAACGGGACAAGGAAAATCGGTTGGATTGAATGCAATTATTACTTCATTAATTTATAAGAAACACCCGTCCGAATTAAAATTTGTGATGGTGGATCCTAAGAAAGTGGAGTTAACATTATATTCTAAAATTGAACGTCATTTCTTAGCCAAATTACCGGATGCTGAAGAAGCCATTATTACGGACAATGCTAAAGTAATTAATACGCTTAATTCATTGTGTATCGAAATGGACGATCGTTATGAATTATTGAAAAATGCATTTGTTCGTAATATTAAAGAGTACAATGCTAAATTCAAAGCTCGAAAATTAAATCCAGAAAATGGACACCGCTATTTACCATACATTGTTTTAATCGTCGATGAGTTTGCCGATTTAATCATGACTGCCGGGAAAGAAGTGGAATTACCCATTGCACGTTTAGCCCAATTGGCACGTGCCGTAGGAATTCATTTAATTATTGCCACACAACGTCCATCGGTAAATGTAATTACAGGTACAATTAAAGCCAATTTCCCAGGACGTGTTGCTTTCCGTGTAACGTCTAAAATTGATTCACGTACAATTTTAGATTCTCCAGGTGCTGATCAATTGATTGGAAAAGGAGATATGCTATTCACAACAGGTAATGAACTTGTTCGTTTACAATGTGCCTTTGTGGATACTCCGGAAGTGGATGATATTACTGAATTTATTGGAGAACAACGTGGTTATCCAGACGCAATGCATTTACCTGAATATGTGGGCGAAAACGAAGGTTCATCTGTTGATGTTGATCTATCTGATCGCGATCAATTGTTTGAAGATGCTGCACGATTAATCGTTATTGCACAGCAAGGATCTGCATCTTTATTGCAACGAAAATTAAAATTAGGATACAACCGAGCCGGGCGTATAATTGATCAGTTAGAAGCTGCTGGTATTGTTGGACCTTTTGAAGGCAGTAAAGCGCGACAAGTATTAGTCGCAGATGAAGTGAGTTTGGAACAGTTGTTGAATAATTTAAATTAACAAAATTGTCAAATTGTATGAAAAAAACTATTTTTAGTTTCATACTCTTATTAGTAGGGGTTGGAATGGTAAATGCACAAACTGCAAAACAGTGGTTAGATAAAGTGTATAATAAATACCAAAATGCGCAAACGTATTATATTAAGTTTGATTTTGAACATCAGAATAAAGGAAACACTCAAAAAAATAGTGGGGAAGTCTATTCTGCAAAACAAAAATTTAATTTAAATGTGGATCAAACAAATCAAATTTTTGATGGTAAAAAATTATATACAGTTGCCAAGGATGAAAAAGAAGTCGTAATTTCAAATGCATCAAATACGGAAGATTTTTTAACGCCAACAAAAGTTTTAAATTCTTATAAAACAGGATACCACTACACGTTAGATAAAAAACAAACCATTGGTGGACAACCTATTCAATACATCAAATTAACGCCTACAACACAGAATGCAACAATGAAATATTCTGTTTTAGGAATTAATACCAAAAACAATCAAATCTATTCATACCAAGAATTTGGTAAGGATGGTGCAAAAACAACGATTACCGTAAAAGAATACCTAGAAAATTTAATTATTCACAAAGATTACTTTAACTTTGACCAAAAGAAATATAAGTCTAAAGGCTATATTGTTACTCAATTATAATCAATGTTAAAAAAGCTTGACGGATATATCCTTAAAACCTTTTTAGGACCATTTTTTTTCATCTTTAGTATCCTATTTTTCATCTTTATTGTACAGTTTGCCTGGCAAGAGATGGAAAAATTCATTGGAAAAGGTCTAGAATGGTATACCATCGCAGAATTATTACTATACTTAGGTATTAACGTTATACAATTAGTTTTACCTCTAACAGTTCTGCTAGGATCTATTATGACCTTTGGAGGATTTGGTGAACGATACGAATTAGCAGCAATGAAAGCGTCTGGAATTTCCTTGATGCGCATCATTGCTCCTATTTTCGTATTGGTATTTACCATGTCAGTTGGTCTTTATTTTTTTGGAGACCGCGTGATGCCCTTATCGCAACGAAAAGCTAAAAATTTATTATTCACGATTATTCAAACCAAACCTACCATGCAAATCAAGGAAGGAGTTTTTATTGATGCCATTCCTGGTTTTCAATTAAAAGTAAATGAGGTTTCTGGAGAAAATAGTGAATTTTTAAAAGATATTTTCGTTCATCAAAATGCAGGGTTTGGTGAAAATACCATGACGATTCTTGCGAAAAATGGAATACTTAAAGCTGATAAAGAAGACAATCGCTATTTGAAATTGGAGTTATTTAATGGTACTGCTTATACTGATAACATCCAAGGAAAAAACATACTGCAACGACAAAAGCAAGAAAATCAAACGACGAAGTTTGACACGTTAAATTATTACTTTGACATTTCGGAATTAATTGAAAAGAACAACAGTGATAATCAAGTGGGGGACCATTACAAGTTTTTAAATGGGAGTGATCTAAAATTGACCATCGATTCAGTAAAAGAGAATTTCAAAGTGGTATATAAAGAAGAGCAACAAAAAGCATATGATAATTCTTATTTTTATGCAAAAGAGTTCTCTAAAGTCGATTCAACCAATCTTAAACCGACTGTAACTTTTGATCAATTTTCACCTCAAGATCAAGATAAAATTTTGATTCAAGCCATTCAAAATGTAGAGCGTGAAAAAGAAAACTCAGGCTACTTGGTTGATTTCTTTAAAAATAACGATAAATATTACAGTAAAATCAATTTACATTATTACCGTAACTTATCTTACGCTTTTACATGTATCATTTTCTTTTTGATTGGAGCTCCTTTAGGATCTATCGTAAAAAAAGGAGGTATTGGTATGCCTGTAATTATATCCATTGTTATTTTCGTCGTATATTTTGTAATTAATTTCTCAGCAGAGAATATGGCCAAAAATGGTAAATTGACTCCATTTACAGCTGCTTGGATTGCGAATATGATTGCACTACCGATATCAATTGTATTATGTGTAAAAGCCAATAAAGATTCTGGATTATTTGATGCTTCAAAATATGTTGATCCAGTTATTGACTTTATCAATAAGTTTAGAAAAAAGAAACAAAACACGGAAGAACATTCCCGCTATCAATAAATATAAAAATGAGTACAAGATCATCTCAATTG from Faecalibacter sp. LW9 encodes:
- the dnaX gene encoding DNA polymerase III subunit gamma/tau, coding for MENFVVSARKYRPLEFDDVVGQSSITSTLEQAITSNQIPQALLFCGPRGVGKTTCARILARKINEENGVSGENDFAFNIFELDAASNNSVDDIRNLIDQVRIVPQVGKYRVYIIDEVHMLSTAAFNAFLKTLEEPPVHAIFILATTEKHKIIPTILSRCQIYDFKRISVEDIKGHLIHVASKENVSYEDDALHLIAQKADGALRDSLSIFDRMVTFTNKNLTLEAVAENLNVLDYEYYFKMTDAFLSNDIPEAMLQFNTILNKGFDAHLFITGLGSHFRDLLMAKTTNTVQLLEVGERTKAKYVEHAQKCSSVFLFGAIEICNTADIHYKTSKNPRLTVEIALMQLSSLTAEEQGLKKKSIG
- a CDS encoding DNA translocase FtsK: MAIKNTQQEPKKNKAKLYLQSLYVAIFCIGIAILAAFVSFYFNGFEDQSQISEMIDKNVEAENSLGKVGALLGHVFIENGVGIAAFILPIFIMLFSAKKISGLSQIKPFYFLSKTLFFVIWLPIFLGFVYPDHPTFSGVMGFEINDFLNSFIGKIGVGIILGISLLIYLMIRYDLSWERFQAWQERRKEELRLQKEEENRILLEQEKIELAKREKEKAEELRKKLEEERIRIAKAEEELLNKFNNEVENQSKSKEISPTASSEIEPQLPEDAFDFEIIDRSQNKINITSAVEDDLTDEPVLNENDLDQELNTSNDNSFVFEMPKDEDLVAEDDQDSLPPTPPTTDGPQLEVETVAEEETVEETAARLISEQGEYDSRKDLPNYQFPTLNLLKRYESGTNTIIDQKELEQNKNRILDTLKNYGIGIEHIKATIGPTVTLYEIVPQAGVRISKIKNLEDDIALSLAALGIRIIAPIPGKGTIGIEVPNSNPSMVSMHSVIASQKFQNADMELPIAFGKTITNETFIADLAKMPHLLMAGATGQGKSVGLNAIITSLIYKKHPSELKFVMVDPKKVELTLYSKIERHFLAKLPDAEEAIITDNAKVINTLNSLCIEMDDRYELLKNAFVRNIKEYNAKFKARKLNPENGHRYLPYIVLIVDEFADLIMTAGKEVELPIARLAQLARAVGIHLIIATQRPSVNVITGTIKANFPGRVAFRVTSKIDSRTILDSPGADQLIGKGDMLFTTGNELVRLQCAFVDTPEVDDITEFIGEQRGYPDAMHLPEYVGENEGSSVDVDLSDRDQLFEDAARLIVIAQQGSASLLQRKLKLGYNRAGRIIDQLEAAGIVGPFEGSKARQVLVADEVSLEQLLNNLN
- a CDS encoding outer membrane lipoprotein carrier protein LolA — translated: MKKTIFSFILLLVGVGMVNAQTAKQWLDKVYNKYQNAQTYYIKFDFEHQNKGNTQKNSGEVYSAKQKFNLNVDQTNQIFDGKKLYTVAKDEKEVVISNASNTEDFLTPTKVLNSYKTGYHYTLDKKQTIGGQPIQYIKLTPTTQNATMKYSVLGINTKNNQIYSYQEFGKDGAKTTITVKEYLENLIIHKDYFNFDQKKYKSKGYIVTQL
- a CDS encoding LptF/LptG family permease, coding for MLKKLDGYILKTFLGPFFFIFSILFFIFIVQFAWQEMEKFIGKGLEWYTIAELLLYLGINVIQLVLPLTVLLGSIMTFGGFGERYELAAMKASGISLMRIIAPIFVLVFTMSVGLYFFGDRVMPLSQRKAKNLLFTIIQTKPTMQIKEGVFIDAIPGFQLKVNEVSGENSEFLKDIFVHQNAGFGENTMTILAKNGILKADKEDNRYLKLELFNGTAYTDNIQGKNILQRQKQENQTTKFDTLNYYFDISELIEKNNSDNQVGDHYKFLNGSDLKLTIDSVKENFKVVYKEEQQKAYDNSYFYAKEFSKVDSTNLKPTVTFDQFSPQDQDKILIQAIQNVEREKENSGYLVDFFKNNDKYYSKINLHYYRNLSYAFTCIIFFLIGAPLGSIVKKGGIGMPVIISIVIFVVYFVINFSAENMAKNGKLTPFTAAWIANMIALPISIVLCVKANKDSGLFDASKYVDPVIDFINKFRKKKQNTEEHSRYQ